Proteins from a single region of Juglans microcarpa x Juglans regia isolate MS1-56 chromosome 5S, Jm3101_v1.0, whole genome shotgun sequence:
- the LOC121268623 gene encoding ethylene-insensitive protein 2-like isoform X3 encodes MILGLAHGLNLLFGWDLFSCVFLTAINTILFPLFSILLENRKAKFLCLCISGFILLSVVLGVLISQTEISLSMNWMLTKLRGENAFALMSLLGANIMPHNFFLHSSIVQQSQGSPNISKDAMCHNHFVAILCVFSGIYLVNYVLMISAANVFSGLVLLTFQDSMSLMEQVFRSPIAPFAYLLVLFFSNQITSLNWGLCGQVVLHDFLKVDIPGWLHCATIRVISVVPALYCVWSSGAEGMYQLLIVTQVMVALLLPSSVIPLFRVAASRPIMGVYKISQFVEFLALITFIGMLVLKIIFIVEMIFGNSDWVTNLRWNMGGGLSFPYPVLVVTACASLGLMLWLLATPLKSGSAGLDAQLYRGTPEAVPGTSTQREDTDLTGTGYHGEAPVQKQEPLSAIGKDLKSHSDMPVGFDVDLPEHIMEPDQEINLTTVEENRSKAILSSSPVCGLDGSAATVESVPSVPLSTVSNEVSDVKFLDNRTVQAKSMEPLEKTLGIEGELQTEKDDDEGDTWEPEESSKGLSGSTQSLISEGPGSFRSLSGKGDEGGSGTGSLSRLAGLGRAARRQLAAVLDEFWGQMYDFHGQAIQEAKLKKLDVVLGVESKSASSSVKMDTTAKEFSGGFLSVGVKGSDNLINSSLYEAPTQQNVQRNSESSYGVQRGSSSLWSNPVQLLDAYVQNPSHNVLDSGERRYSSLRNVPSTESWDYQPATIHGYQIASYRMAKERNSDHLNNPMQSAAMSSPSLGVTGYRDSIAFALGQKLQNGSSSGQPTGYQNPAICRESPFHSERPADIMASSANTKKYHSLPDMSGFSVPQRNLYVTDKSAHWDHPIGYGSSVGRTGYEPPLHPNPNLGSRTGAPLAFDELSPSKIYRDGFSSQLSPTIDTGSLWSRQPFERFGVADKNLTVGSGGVGSRPSSIIQEATSFVNSEAKLLQAFRHCIVKLLKLEGSDWLFGQNDGADEDLIDRVAARERFLYEAETREMNRVVHGGDPQYLSSERRFGSAMRNDEVSFNNFLISSVPHCGEGCIWRPDLIVSFGVWCIHRILDLSLMESRPELWGKYTYVLNRLQGIIDAAFLKPRCPISPCFCLEIPVAFLQKSSPPVSNGMLPPASKPGRGKCTTAGMLLNMVKDVEIAISCRKGRTGTAAGDVAFPKGKENLASVLKRYKRRLSSKPVGVHEASGPRNVLTSTPYSS; translated from the exons ATG ATCTTGGGCCTTGCACATGGACTTAATCTTCTCTTTGGGTGGGACCTGTTCTCTTGTGTCTTTTTGACTGCTATCAATACTATTTTATTTCCACTTTTTTCCATCCTCCTG GAGAACAGAAAGGCCAAGTTCCTATGCTTATGCATATCAGGCTTTATCTTGCTTTCTGTTGTTCTTGGAGTACTCATCAGTCAAACAGAAATTTCACTTTCCATGAATTGGATGCTAACAAAGTTACGTGGGGAGAATGCATTTGCACTGATGAGTCTTCTTGGGGCAAACATCATGCCTCATAACTTTTTTCTCCATTCTTCTATTGTACAG CAGTCTCAGGGATCACCAAACATTTCCAAGGATGCCATGTGTCATAACCATTTTGTTGCCATCTTATGCGTCTTCAGTGGTATTTATCTGGTGAATTATGTGCTGATGATATCAGCAGCAAATGTCTTCTCCGGCCTTGTCTTGCTCACTTTTCAGGATTCAATGTCACTAATGGAACAG GTGTTTAGGAGTCCCATTGCTCCCTTTGCCTATTTATTGGTTCTGTTTTTCTCTAATCAAATCACATCATTAAACTGGGGTCTATGTGGACAAGTAGTTTTGCATGATTTCTTGAAGGTAGACATTCCAGGTTGGCTTCATTGTGCTACAATCAGAGTTATTTCTGTTGTTCCAGCCCTTTACTGTGTGTGGAGTTCAGGAGCTGAAGGGATGTATCAGTTGCTTATAGTCACGCAGGTGATGGTAGCTCTACTGCTGCCATCTTCTGTGATCCCTCTTTTCCGTGTTGCTGCATCAAGACCAATAATGGGTGTCTACAAAATCTCTCAGTTTGTGGAGTTTTTAGCTCTCATCACATTTATTGGGATGTTAGTCTTGAAGATTATATTTATTgtagaaatgatatttgggaATAGTGATTGGGTAACTAATTTGAGGTGGAACATGGGGGGTGGTTTATCCTTCCCTTACCCAGTTCTTGTTGTCACTGCTTGTGCATCACTTGGTCTGATGCTTTGGTTATTAGCTACCCCATTAAAATCTGGAAGTGCTGGACTAGATGCTCAGCTGTACCGGGGTACACCAGAGGCTGTACCTGGTACCTCCACACAGAGAGAGGATACAGATTTAACTGGAACTGGATACCATGGAGAGGCTCCTGTTCAGAAGCAAGAACCATTATCAGCAATAGGGAAGGATTTGAAGAGTCATTCAGATATGCCAGTTGGCTTTGATGTTGATTTGCCTGAACATATCATGGAGCCTGATCAAGAGATCAATTTGACTACTGTTGAGGAAAATCGTTCTAAAGCTATACTTTCTAGCTCCCCCGTATGTGGCCTGGATGGATCCGCAGCCACGGTAGAGTCAGTCCCATCAGTCCCACTTTCAACTGTTTCTAATGAGGTTTCTGATGTTAAATTTCTGGACAACAGAACTGTGCAAGCTAAATCAATGGAACCACTTGAGAAGACTCTGGGAATTGAGGGAGAGCTACAAACTgaaaaagatgatgatgaggGAGACACCTGGGAGCCCGAAGAATCATCTAAAGGTTTGTCTGGGAGCACCCAATCTTTGATATCTGAGGGTCCAGGATCATTTAGAAGTCTCAGTGGGAAAGGTGATGAAGGTGGGAGTGGTACAGGAAGTCTTTCAAGATTAGCCGGATTGGGTCGTGCCGCAAGGCGTCAACTTGCTGCAGTTCTTGACGAGTTTTGGGGGCAGATGTATGACTTCCATGGCCAAGCTATTCAAGAAGCAAAGTTAAAGAAACTGGATGTGGTTCTGGGAGTGGAATCTAAATCTGCTTCTTCATCCGTAAAAATGGATACTACTGCAAAGGAGTTTTCTGGGGGCTTCCTGTCTGTAGGAGTTAAGGGATCTGATAATCTAATCAACTCAAGTTTATATGAGGCTCCCACGCAGCAAAATGTGCAAAGGAATTCAGAGTCATCGTATGGGGTTCAAAGGGGATCTTCATCATTGTGGTCCAACCCCGTGCAGTTGTTGGATGCATATGTGCAGAATCCAAGTCACAATGTCCTTGACTCTGGTGAGAGGCGCTATTCTAGTTTGCGCAATGTACCATCTACTGAAAGCTGGGATTATCAGCCAGCTACAATACATGGTTATCAGATTGCTTCCTATCGAATGGCTAAAGAAAGAAACTCTGATCACTTGAATAATCCAATGCAGTCAGCAGCCATGAGTTCCCCCTCATTGGGTGTTACAGGCTACAGAGATTCAATTGCATTTGCGTTGGGGCAAAAGTTGCAAAATGGGTCTAGCTCTGGTCAGCCCACCGGTTACCAGAACCCTGCAATATGCAGAGAAAGTCCATTTCATTCAGAAAGACCAGCTGATATTATGGCAAGTTCAGCCAACACGAAAAAGTACCATAGCTTGCCAGACATGTCTGGATTCTCTGTTCCACAGCGGAATTTATACGTGACTGATAAGAGTGCTCATTGGGACCATCCCATTGGATATGGATCCTCTGTTGGTAGAACAGGTTATGAACCGCCTTTACATCCAAATCCAAACTTGGGATCAAGGACCGGTGCTCCTTTGGCATTTGATGAACTCTCTCCATCAAAAATTTACAGAGATGGTTTTTCCTCGCAGTTGAGCCCCACTATAGATACTGGATCCCTTTGGTCTAGACAGCCTTTTGAGCGGTTTGGTGTAGCTGACAAAAATCTTACTGTTGGGAGTGGAGGAGTTGGAAGTAGGCCAAGTTCAATAATTCAAGAAGCAACTTCTTTTGTGAATTCAGAGGCAAAGCTTCTTCAGGCTTTCAGACATTGCATTGTCAAGTTACTGAAATTGGAAGGATCTGATTGGTTGTTTGGTCAAAATGATGGGGCTGATGAGGATCTAATAGACCGTGTGGCTGCAAGGGAGAGGTTTTTGTATGAAGCTGAAACTAGAGAAATGAATCGGGTGGTTCACGGGGGTGACCCTCAGTATTTGTCTTCTGAGAGGAGATTTGGTTCTGCAATGAGGAATGATGAGGTGAGTTTCAATAACTTTTTGATTTCCTCTGTTCCTCATTGTGGGGAGGGCTGTATTTGGAGACCAGATTTGATAGTTAGCTTTGGGGTGTGGTGCATCCATCGGATTCTTGACCTGTCACTCATGGAAAGCCGTCCAGAGCTGTGGGGGAAATATACTTATGTACTCAACCGTCTTcag GGGATCATAGACGCGGCTTTTCTGAAACCACGTTGTCCAATATCCCCGTGCTTCTGCCTTGAGATCCCTGTGGCGTTCCTGCAGAAATCAAGCCCACCTGTTTCAAATGGAATGCTACCCCCAGCTTCAAAACCGGGCAGGGGGAAATGCACCACTGCAGGGATGCTCCTAAACATGGTTAAGGATGTAGAGATTGCAATTTCTTGCCGAAAGGGCAGAACAGGCACTGCAGCTGGTGATGTGGCTTTCccgaagggaaaagaaaatctGGCATCTGTACTCAAACGCTACAAGCGACGATTATCCAGCAAACCTGTTGGTGTTCATGAGGCTTCTGGGCCGCGCAACGTTCTGACATCTACTCCATACAGCTCATAG